TAATCAACATACGAGCGTGAATCTTTGGAATAGCAATCAATGATAATAAAATATGCAAGTGAAATAACACCAAGTGCAAAAGCAACACATCCCACAATTGTTAAGCTAGAATAGTTAATCAAAGACAAACAGATTTAATCATAGAATTGCCAATTTTCTTGGAGCCCCACATGAAAGAACAAGAAAATATTTCTCTCACCAACTAATACACAAAATAGGGAAACATTAAAGGATATAGAAGTACAAAAGCATACCTGATTTCCACGAACTATACCATGCAATAACGCTGATTCTGGAGCCCCTGTTGGTATTTGAGGTATCTGAGCATTACCAGCTCCAGCACCAGCTTGAGGTGGGTCGGATATTGGAGCCCCATCACCATCTTGTGGAAGTATCGGTATTGGAACTTGTGCATTACCTGCACCACCACCTTGTGGTGGTTCAACGATTGGAGCTCCACCACCACCTTGTGGTGGCATTAGTATTAGAACGTGAGCATTACCAGCTCCAATACCATCTTGTGGTGGTTCAGCAAGCACACTAAGCAAATTTCGTCTCCGTGGTCTGTTATCCAACACCCGGCCTATCCAGGTAGTAAGACAAAAAATCAACGGAAAGATCGAGAAATCATTCTTAGAGATGAACAATGACAAGAAAGAATTACCCAGGTAACTCAACAGCATCTCAGCTAAGCGGAACAAAAATTGTATAGAAGTAGTCACAATGGAAATCAAATCTTTCCCCTCAATTAGCATGACTATACTCTTAGAACAAACTCAACAATAAATTAAACAAGGAGCACCACCTGTATGCCCTTGCAAAGCAATCTTCTTTCTGTTTTGATTAATTACATCCCCTATAAGACAAAGTAGAGCAATGAAGGAACTTACAATTGTCAAAATGCAAATACCCCTAATAACAGGAGTATCATGTGGAAATTGACCCCTTAATGTCACCCCAAGCTCAATAACTAAATTGACCATATAAGATGAGTCTCGTGAATTTTCTCTGTTTCTTAAAAATACAGTGTATACCAAACCCTAGAACAAAAGTGGCCAACACTGTAAGACCTATGGGAATTGAGTACAAAATATTATGCAAACGCCACCGTTTCTAATGTGGACTCACAAATTGATTTTTATTTCTCTAGATCTAAACATCAAATTTACCTCATAAAATTTTCGCCTACTCTACTATGATGAATTATGTGAACTTTCTTATCTAAAAAGCTTAAATACTAAAACAGGAgattttaatttagttaattaTGTAATCGCAACTAATAAATTAGTATGTCATTGATGAGTTCGATACTTCAAACACTGTCATTTGAAAACTtggttaaaaaataaattttgaagaaAGTCAAGTGCACCAAATGATAATTATAAATTAAGTTTTTGTTAATTAATGTTATTTGATAAGTAACTAAAATTTATGGTAAAAAATGTTCGAAATAGCCTGTTGATGGTAAATTTATGGTAAAAAAGAAATAGTATGTTGATGTTTTGatttttctaatattttgtaCTCAATTCCCATAGGTCTTACAGTGTTGGCCACTTTTGTTCTAGGGTTTGGTATATACTGCATTTTTAAGAAACAGAGAGAGTAAATTCATGAGACTCATCTTGGAGTATGTTTATATGATCAATTTAGTTATTGAGCTTGGGGTGGCATTAAGGGGTCAATTTCCACATGATACTCTTGTTATTAGGGGTATTTGCATTTTGACAACTGTAAGTTCTTTCATTGCTCTACTTTGTCTTATAGGGGATGTAATTAATCAAAACAGAAAGAAGATTGCTTTGCAAGGGCATACAGGTGGTGCTCCTTGTTTAACTTATTGTTGGGTTTGTTCTAAGAGTATATTCATGCTAATTGAGGGGAAAGATTTGATTTTCATTGTGACTGCTTTTATACAATTTTTATTCCGCTTAGCTGAGACGTTGTTGAGGTATCTGGGTAATTCTTTCTTGCCATTGTTCATCTCTAAGAATGATTTCTCGATCTTTCCGTTGATTTTTTGTCTTACTACCTGGGTAAGCCGGGTGTTGGATAACAGATCACGGAGACGAAATTTGCTTAGTGTGCTTATTGTTAGTAGAGAACCTGCACCACAGCCACTAGTTAATATTGGAGCTCCAATTGCTGAACCACCACAAGATGGTGTTGGAGCTGGTAATGCTCACGTTCTAATACCAATGCCACCATAAGGTGGTGGTGGAGCTCCAATCGTTGAACCACCACAAGGTGGTGGTGCAGGTAATGCACAAGTTCCAATATCGATACTTCCACAAGATGGTGATGGGTCTCGAGTACCCGACCCACCTCAAGCTGGTGCTGGAACTGGTAATGCTCAGATACCTCAAATACCACCAGGGGCTCCAGAATCAGCGTTATTGCATGGTATAGTTCGTGGAAATCATGTATGCTTTTGTACCTCTATATCCTTTAATGTTTCCCTATTTTGTGTATTAGTTGGTGAGAGAAAAATTTTCATGTTCTTTCATGTGGGGCTCCAAGAAAATTGGCAATTCTATGATTAAATCTGTTTGTCTTTGATTAACTATTCTAGCTTAACAATTGTGGGATGTGTTGCTTTTGCACTTGGTGTTATTTCACTTGCATATTTTATTGTCATTGATTACTATTCCAAATATTCACGCTCGTATGTTGATTAGTTTAAGGTCAAAAGGTGTTAATACCTTATTTACTAACTTGAATTTTTGGGATATGTTAGTACTATGGCAGGAGAAGTTGAGAATCCAAAAAATACATTTCCCGTAATATTAACTTTTTCTGTGATTTCACTTGTGTTGGATATATTATTCTACTTTTGTCCTTCACTGGATCTGTTTCAGTTGAGCAAAATGATTGAGACACATTGTATTTATTGCAAATGCTGCAGAAATGAATTCTGGAAAATGGTTGAAATTTTGGATCGAAATTGGTGTTTTTTTATCAGCCATTGGATTATTTGAATCTCAATTGAGTAGTTCAGCATTTCAACTTTTGGGCATGGCTGATATAGCTTTTTTGCCCAAGTTTTTTTGCTTAAGGTCTAAATGGTTCAATACACCTTGGGTTGGTATAGTGTTATCAATAAATATTTCATTGGGAATGTCTTAAATTGATTTTCAAGATATCATTTCTTCAGTAAATATTTAGGTTTGCTTTTGGAATTTGCTTCATTTCTTTGGTTGAGCGCCAATGAGATTGCCACTTTTGGTAATTATGTGTTTACTACCCTTCCCATGGATTTATTTTTGTTGGCAATTATGTGTTCAATTCCATGtggttttttggtatttttggttatAGCAACCAAACATGTGTAATTGATTAGTGGTTTGATGACTATTTGAGGGATTATATGGTATTTTTTTATGAAGATTTGTAAGTCAAAGAGGTTGCTTACGTTCAACAATTAAGGTAGATGATAATTAATAGAAAAGGCAGTTGGtgtatgttttttattttttttgctagAAAGAAACTTGTGGTGATATTTTTATAAGATGTGACTACTATTGGAAAAACGTTCCTGTTTGCCACTTCTACTTGTATATTATGTATAAACTTGTTATTTTTATTCCATTCTAACTAAAAAATTTAAACTTTTAGGCTTACCTCAGGAAGGTGTTTGATCTGTGGAGTGCACAGATAACCCTAGCCGACGGAAGAGCTTTGACATTGAATTCTTGGACAATGAGAGTTAGCGAAAACGACCAGCCAATTAGTTGGCAGCTGCCTGCAGTTGATTTTGTTGCACTCCACTTCTCGTTGGTGGACGAGGCTAGCGTCAACCTGGCCAATGGTGACAATCCAGTAGTAAGTACTTAATTTATTAGTGGTGTAGTTGAGGTCTTTGTCCCTATCTGACCAGTGAGAATCAATGGTTTTGCTGCTGAGAGTAGGGATATTAGTAACTCCTAATTTGTATCAAAACTTAGTAGCATGGTGACATTCAAGGATAATATGGCCAACTGTTTCTTCCTCTCTACATTTAGTACAATGTTCATCGGTATTAATGCCTTGCTTATGAAGATAATGACGGGTAGGGTGCTTATTGTGGTAATAGAGCCAGAGGAATTATTTTATCTTCAGAGTAGGAAGATTCATTCAAGAAAAATTTCTAGTATTATCTGAAAGCTGGCTTATTAATCTTTAAATTGACCATACTACAGTAGGAATATGGATACAGACTGCTCTTAGTAGCAGTATTAGGCAAGTCAAAACGAATATTATCaaaatttcaattattattattaaggttAGAGCTGACCTGCATCTCATAGTGTTGTCCCCTCAATGGACCGTGAATTGTTTTGTTAGGGATCCAATTGTTGTCCCATAACCTGATATTATTCTCATTAACTACATATTAATGAATTTCATTCCTACAGATGCTAAGGATATTCCCCCAACTCACACGTCAGTGATGGTCAAATCCATCAACACATTTGTCACAGCCTCTACAGTGTTTACTGAACTTTCGAACCTGCATAAGAAAAAAATACATTGGTTATGCCTCTCCGCtatatcaaatgaaagtctaAACATTTGGAAGTAATTGCAAGAAAAAACATACTGCAGATGCAGCGTAggttagagagagagagaagcagATGTGAAGTGGTATACCTCAGCATTACACAATGTGCAAAACGAAGCTTCTTCATCTCCACTCTGCTGTAGTAATTGATCATCCTTCCGACAGTCTTCAACGACAAAACAACAACAGAAGACACCTCCAAGTTTTCCACAGTAACCTGAAGCATCCCTTGCAGGTATTCCTCCATCTTGAAACATATCACAAGCAGTTTAAGATGTCAACAGAAGATAAATCATGGTTAAATTACAAAATGATACCAGTGTTCCATTTTTCACCCACTCCCTCCCCAACGAGATGCAGCAACAAAGTCTCATACATAACACTTGATagtctttttcctttttaatttatGTAAGACTTGACTTATTTTTAGTTCATGAATAATAGTAAAATTTGATATTTCTAAAAATTTTGTTCAATTGTATTTCAAATGTCTACAACGTCACGGTTTACTAGTTATCTTCAACTCATACCTAATTGACACAATACTTGTTCTTCAATTACAACccaaaattaaaaatgtcaaatgtATCTTGAGGTAGTTCTAGTTCCGCTGAAGATTTAACTTTTTCAAAGGAAACTGAATAAGAGGATCATATTGCATCCAAAAACTAACCAGGCAACTCTATTTCATAGTGTGACTGATAGGCCGTTGATTTGTCAGCTTCAACGAGAATCCCGGGATCAGCAGGATCAATTGCTGTGCATCTAACATAGAGTGTGAACACACACAGAGCCTAAAAGCAAgagttaaaaatgaaaaaaagtgaCATGAAAGTGAAACAGGAATAGAGTGTTCGCAAAAacaaaaagggcagcccggtgcactaagctcccgctatgcgcggggtccaggGAAGGGcaggaccacaagggtctattgtacgcagcctatGCCACTCACCAGGAAGGAATAAACACCAATTGCTATGTACTCGTAGATGTCTTTTCCTAAAAATGGAGCAAAACATGCATAGAAGGCAACAGATAGCAGGAAGAAAACAGTTATAGCCACAACCTGCACACAGCAAGGTGGAACAATGAGTACACAAGTTTCAAGTTGTACAAGAACAATAGATGATATTAGCTAATCATAAAGGCCGATAAAAATACGATGTCACTAATCATCAGTAAGGATTGCGCCTTCCATAAGAACTTTAAGGTGAAACTTGGCATTCAGAGACTTGGGAAATGGGAAAAGTAGTACAGAAGAAAGAAATGCATGCTGAtcaacacacacacaaaaaaaaaaaaaaaaaaaattaaaaaaaaaaaaaatcgattaAGTACTTTACTTTGTGGTAAGAAAGGATATCAGGTGAAACTTGGAATTCAGATCAACACAGTTGCATCAACCAACCCAGTGAACGTGATTCAGAGTTAAAACCTCTTTAGACTATGTTGAAGAGTTTGTCCAACAAGGAACTGGATGATATGCATTATTGCATTTAGACTTAAAGAAAGGTTCACAGAAGTTCTAATCTTGTTACAATGCAGGGTTCTAATCTTGTTAAAAAATAGCTCCAATAATAAAGAAACCCGTCAAATAAATTTTCTACCACAAACTAAAACTTGACGCCTTTGCTCCAAATTCAGAACAGACCCAAAACCAACATCAAAATTCAGATAAAACAAACTAAAATTAAATGTAAGTCAAGTCAGATTCCTCCTCCAAAGTGAAAGATCGCATTTTTTTGAGATAGTGAAACACTAGAAGATATCTTAGTAAATCAAAACTAAAAATTATGCAAATTCCAAATCTAGAAAGAAAAAGTAACTGGGGCATCACTCAAAAATGAAATGTACAGAGAGTCAAAGTGCAGTTGACTAAAGAAACAATCAGCAAATGCCAACAAACTACTCTACCACCAAATCAAAACTCCTACTTTAAAGACCCAAAAAAGATCTAATAACACCAACATTATGACTTTACAAGTGATACAAAGTACAAGAAAGAGTAAAAAGCAAGAACCTGAAACGAGTGAGCCGGTAGTTGCCACCCATGACGCCGAGCCATAGAAAACCCGAGTTAACTCGAACCATACACTACAATAATGACCAACGCTGCAAATTGTACCACAATGCGAACTAAATTACTAGTattgaaattaaaaataaataaaaactttaCTGTTGCAATGAactttgtttacccttaaaattgtataacaattaaacttataatatggttctaaggacacgtgatttcacctaataccaattgataaatgtgaggatgggtaatagaaattaacaataaagtaaagcaaaccggTGTTAGAATGGAattcagccctcgagtttggataccctcgaactagTTGATGCCAGAACAATTAaagtataacaagctgatgaacaatagtataagcgagagtgaaaattatattgctttttaTATCTGCCAACCGTGtcctacaaatgattagaaccccttTATATAGGAGAGGAAtttcacttatggtataattctaattacagaaagaAATCTCATGATTATCTAATTAatcgtttctgatttgatctgttccgagatttacgccatgatcctcgaccagtcaccgagaTTTACGTTGTGATCctctcgaccagtcacggatatctcgtctttctgttattatgctatcttcgatcttgctcaatgtctgtctcatttggcttcgatcactactagcctcgatctcgacatgtacctcggttctgaactcGTTACCTtgtcctcgtgatttagtctgttccgttacgaggtcgtccttcgatgcaatctcccggtctcggtcaaatagtaaaatcgagtgggcccgattttaaccgtatacacatAGTCCCAtcgttttttggagtgtaattacaagaaacgaattgagccttcatTTTTTCTACCTCGTcctgtcatgacgtcatcctcgTGATGTAAGCGACGAAAGTGACCGAAACGTCCCGTCtgtacagttaccaaggcattaaatgtgcgtcagtcgatggtcagccaccgccaattttgaactgtcattgtgaaatctataaatagaaTCTCTTCACCATTTcgaacttttactttcaaatttctaatCTCTAAAGTTTTTTACATCTTCTAAGTTCTTTATCTGCAAATCTACGATTTTTACTGCTAACCTCTtcttagaacaccaaatcttatcatcttcatctatttttaacttcaaatccaaatGGCGAAAACGTCATAAACTGTTCCTCAAAAGAAAAATGCTTCTTCATCGCGGTCGGCCGGCGACAAAACTCCGGTGGAGCCACGCCCtaaggagtgtgttcccggggggtgCGTCCTCACTTCCGACTTTAAGACCGATAAAGTCTCGTCGATTCTCGGTCGATGCGAGCCACTGTAGaagtatatatgctcgataactgagggataccttaagcagataaagaaagactgcaactgggaggacaaagaggtggtgatcccgacccccgaagaggacctcaccacccatgtggaagggtttctaagtgtttacacttaccctttcactcaACCCCGTCGTCGTTGATTTTTGCCGTCattatcaaataaccctaggccaaatccatccttccttttggcgaattgttattctgttccgattcttcgtgagcaaagtcgagcgggtgcctttcaccctcgaccatctcatcaggttgtacagcccccgcctctatcgaggtgggttaataaaactccaatgtcgggctaccaaagtgttgttctcgagcatagacgaggacaaggaccgaggctggatgggccggttcattCGAATGAGGACTTTCGACCTAATATCAGCCGAGAAGATGctatttcccgagaaatggaatatgaagcgtaagtaaaATCCCACTATTAGCTCCTATTTATTATTTTGCTCATTTGCTTCTTCTCATCGATATCATTTTCCGTGATGTAGCGGtggcttggatgcccggtgcaattcctaacctcaagagctgGGTTCGGGACCTGACCTCGACCTCTATGTATGTcaagcgctcatggcgcgatttatcaaagggccgatgggaggccaaaactcatggtaagccccttttccacgtctttgatgattttgttaaagcatttcttacttaatttcctttcatacaggccttggcaaagatgctGTCATGAGGCCCCTATCTAGTGAGGAGGAGAATTCAATCCCGGCACcgaaaccggcgaaggacaaaaagaggaaaaagacctcaacctctgaggatccagaacctaagaagaagaaggctcgtaagccgaggaagaacatcatcctcctGACCGAAGACTCTGTTCGGCATCTAAGGGAGGAAaacgaagaagaggaagaagacgactctaggctggtggcccgagtgggaatgagcaccgaggccccaaaggccactgaattggtgaaggctgcagagactccatctcgagatgagggggtctcggaaagagacttgggcgaagtccccgagtcatcgaggattgaagatgcctcccaccataatgagccaacgGTGGGTACAGTTGTAGGGGCTGGTCTCGAGGCCCCTAGAGATAGAGAATACGCCCCAAGTggaggagatgattcaagaggctcgggaCTTGAAGACCCTTTCCATCGAAGGAGCCCACGGAagggaggaccccttccgtgattACTTTACTGGGGTCAAAGATGCTACCGGCCCGAGcgacttggaggtctcgaggaaggactcgggcGGGGCATCGAGCCTTTTTAACGAAGTGCagaaagctctgaatcgggtaagccttaattCCCCTTGTTGGTGTTACCtttttgttcatttttctcttcctgtctaacttcttttcttctttctgcgtagACCTCAGTGCTTCATCGGGAAGcattttctcggtctcgagctgagatGAGTCGGTACGAGGCCGACATTCAAAGGCTTACCGAGGAGAGGAATGCCCTCAACTTTCTCAGTGGGCAAAAATAAGAaaagatcaaggacctccgagccgagttagCCACGGCTCACAAAGACCATAcagacctgatcgagcaggtaatgaaaatcttaaaagctcatgggctcgatttgggaacggtggctaacatttcactTTCACAGCTGCAGTagaaggtcgagaggatcgagccgttccgcgaggaggtcaacatgataaaggcggagtccttggggtggaaagaaggtatggaccgctgtGCTGCAGAAacatagactgctcgagcccaattgtcatcgatCAAAAGTCAGCTttgaggcatgaaggagaagagctcgtcccaagaaaagaaaatagaggagctcgaggctcggttgcaaaggccaaatctgaagccgaaaatgCAAAAGCCGAGGCATATgcgatcgtggccgtctaccgggccgatgctgaagtcTCTCAAGTgcaagcgagagaggcagccgagaccgctcaaactcgagcacattagattgctgaactcgccaaatgccaatctcggagggaaacctcgaggagatccacgctcgaggtttcgatttTACCGACAAGATAATAAAGTCTAGAGAGTATGAAGTCGATGCTGGAGCACTGgcctccgatgatgatgatgatgacatcgatagcaagagcgggtccgagagcggggggggggggtggggacctcgatggagaagaagctgccaCCTGAGAAAATTAGGAAacttaggatttttcacttttgatcttttgtgtaggatcctgatcggaccttgtaaatattctcatatatataaagatctctttcctttccgacttgtcattatttcattttctgccttgtgaaaattttgttttattcatgccttatgaaaattttgttcataagttcgaggcttaggcaatttgatcgaagctggactagtgtagtttttataatcgagtgagtacttgctcgaactcggagtagggtggcccttaggttttaattgagtgatgatggtttctcgaactcaaaaataaaatggccctctaagctcttgaattaggccgatacaacatggctttctcccctttttcggcttgaaaagtttattatttaatcatataaaatttgttgtgccttagcatgaaataagggaTTTGCTCGAGAGTTCGAACGGTTCCGTACACATTAGggttttcaagggtcgatattattgagaccctttgtttcgtaatgccttagcataagaTAAAGAATTTGTTTGAGAGTTCGAacgactttgtacccattagggttttcgagggtcgatattatagagacccttagtaattcagccgagggtagcctttttaaccgattTATGAAAATATTTGAAGGCCTGTTTTATAACGGAAATCGGACGTCtacgaaccgtgttaatttggtcgtagcctttaacttgggattcgccttttgggcttgttcccttgttatacttcgaacttgttcgaagtatcagcccccgagtggggtggccatggcctataaaatcgagggttgacttttttaaggtcttacgatctcgaggttttagtaattcgatcatgtagATTTTTTGGATGGCAGTCCTCGAGTGCGGGGTTAATTGTTCGAACTTTAGTTGTGACTGGCCGTTAAGTCAGTTTCCACAACAGATCACAAGCATGATATTGTAAAGTAAAATTTTCTCTAAGGCATGAAATACCTAataaggaaaaatacttttttcaatagATTAACATGGGTACATGTtttccattagggctcgagtaatctacatgggcatggttcgttcGACCGTTTGACCCTAACAaaattttcctatcgagaccctgtcggcacgaagtattttccttgtaactatccgagggtgatgccccccaatattcaaggttgattgtaaaggagcctcagattttgttgaattgctctaagttagcacgaacaatggttgcctcattaaaaacctcgccagaAAAACCCATTTAGGACAAAAATTAgtggaaaaagagtgcaacacgtgctttcagacctaaggactttgtgtttgaagaatcctttgatgtcttcgattaaacacctacaaatggttagtataaaatataaataaaaatggagaaggtcgtaacttagcagtaatatcgtttgaggagtgatatattctaattgtttggtaattgttcgtcTTTCATCGTgtcaagtttgtaggatccctttccgatgatatcgaggacctgatacggtTCCTCCCAGTTTGGGCCAAGTTTTTCTttcgtttgggtctcgagtattgagggtgaccttcctcaaaaccaagtccctgattttaaagtgtcgaagattggctcttcgattgtagtacctttcgatccgctatttctGTGCGGCCATCCGGACGAAGGTGGCTTCCTGTTTTTCATCTAgaaattcgaggcttgtattcatagcctcatgattTGGCTCTTCCGTTGCATATTGAAACCTGACGCTAGGTTTCCCGACTTCAAacgggatcagagcttcgacgccatatactaaagagaacagtgttgcccccgtactggattttgacgttgttcgatacgcccaaaggacttcggggaATATttatctccattttcccttagcatcgtttaatcttttctttagattttaaatgatggtcttgtttgtcgattcggcatgtgcgttcccactaggatgatatggcgtcggcatgatcctctttattttgtgatcttcgagaaactttgtcactttgctgccgacaaattgctttccattgttgCATACTGTCAccacccaatttcccctccgtgtggcgtcgtgacggcacctagtctctgtgactaggtaagcctaacattttcagaataatgaaatgaaaacataaattcaacaactAACTGGAGCAATAACACCATAATTGAATATCATGTctcttggcatgtacaataaccaactccttAGTATACTACAT
This region of Nicotiana tomentosiformis chromosome 4, ASM39032v3, whole genome shotgun sequence genomic DNA includes:
- the LOC104089494 gene encoding protein S-acyltransferase 21-like translates to MARRHGWQLPAHSFQVVAITVFFLLSVAFYACFAPFLGKDIYEYIAIGVYSFLALCVFTLYVRCTAIDPADPGILVEADKSTAYQSHYEIELPDGGIPARDASGYCGKLGGVFCCCFVVEDCRKDDQLLQQSGDEEASFCTLCNAEVRKFSKHCRGCDKCVDGFDHH